A window of Desulfobacterales bacterium contains these coding sequences:
- a CDS encoding molybdenum cofactor guanylyltransferase, with protein sequence MADSDTACSGVILAGGLSKRFSGKNKAFLEIAGQRVIDHIFNIFRPIFDEILIVTNEPTHYLEFDATIVTDVYSVRSSLTGVHAGLFYARNPFVFVAACDIPFLRESLVRTVLQQIESNAGVVIPETRTGLEPMCAVYAKTCLPVMERHIQTEKLKIQRIFKSFRVKKVPEAALRQADPALQSFFNINTPDDLEKAQSWYGPVDSP encoded by the coding sequence ATGGCAGATTCAGATACCGCGTGCAGCGGGGTGATCCTCGCCGGCGGCCTAAGCAAACGGTTTTCGGGTAAAAACAAGGCATTTCTGGAAATCGCCGGCCAGCGGGTGATTGATCATATTTTTAATATCTTCCGGCCGATTTTTGACGAAATTCTTATTGTGACCAATGAGCCGACGCATTATCTGGAATTCGATGCCACTATTGTCACAGACGTGTATTCGGTGAGAAGCTCGCTTACCGGCGTGCATGCCGGCCTTTTTTATGCCCGCAACCCCTTTGTGTTTGTGGCGGCCTGTGATATTCCGTTTTTAAGGGAAAGTCTGGTCCGTACGGTCCTTCAACAAATCGAGTCCAACGCCGGGGTGGTGATTCCGGAAACCCGGACCGGCCTGGAGCCCATGTGCGCGGTGTATGCAAAGACCTGCCTGCCGGTAATGGAGCGGCACATTCAAACTGAAAAGCTTAAAATCCAGAGAATTTTTAAATCCTTTCGGGTTAAGAAAGTCCCGGAAGCGGCGCTCCGGCAGGCGGATCCGGCGCTTCAATCCTTTTTTAATATTAATACACCGGATGATTTGGAAAAAGCGCAATCATGGTACGGCCCGGTGGATTCGCCATAG
- the pyrR gene encoding bifunctional pyr operon transcriptional regulator/uracil phosphoribosyltransferase PyrR, whose product MSENQILLDAADMDRIVTRITYEIIENRSDIGDLALVGIHTRGVFLARRIQAKLRAIESVTVNAGDMDINLYRDDWTRISQQPIVRKTDISFSVDEKPIILVDDVLFTGRTIRAAMDALMDFGRPGRIELAVLIDRGHRELPIQANYIGKYIKTRPDEAVNVRLSECDGMDRVDLISNGA is encoded by the coding sequence ATGAGTGAGAACCAAATACTACTGGATGCGGCCGATATGGACCGGATCGTAACCCGCATCACCTACGAGATTATTGAAAATCGTAGTGATATCGGCGATCTGGCCCTTGTGGGGATCCATACGCGGGGCGTGTTCCTGGCCCGGCGTATCCAGGCCAAGCTCCGGGCGATTGAATCCGTCACCGTAAATGCCGGGGATATGGATATCAATCTGTACCGGGATGACTGGACCCGCATCAGCCAGCAGCCGATTGTGCGAAAGACCGACATATCCTTTTCCGTTGATGAGAAACCAATTATTTTAGTGGATGATGTCCTGTTTACCGGCCGCACCATTCGGGCGGCCATGGATGCGCTCATGGATTTCGGCCGGCCCGGCCGCATCGAACTGGCGGTATTAATCGACCGCGGGCACCGGGAACTCCCCATACAGGCCAATTATATCGGCAAATACATCAAAACCCGGCCGGATGAAGCCGTAAATGTGCGGCTTTCCGAATGCGACGGCATGGATCGGGTGGATCTGATTTCAAATGGGGCATAA
- a CDS encoding MogA/MoaB family molybdenum cofactor biosynthesis protein, with the protein MGHKEHKKGAPGHLRVGILTVSTTRGLADDKSGHWMNRHAKREGHTVVLHEVLADNRFDIARKVADIAARQTVDLLIINGGTGLSPSDVTIEAVKPMFGKELTAFSPAFTQLSFEAIDSAAIVSRATAGIIQKTAVFCLPGSINACKLACKALIFPEAGHIAAHIRADELLGAY; encoded by the coding sequence ATGGGGCATAAAGAACACAAAAAGGGGGCGCCCGGGCACCTGCGGGTGGGCATCCTCACAGTCTCCACCACCCGCGGTCTGGCCGATGACAAAAGTGGACACTGGATGAACCGGCATGCCAAACGGGAAGGCCACACTGTGGTGCTGCATGAGGTGCTTGCGGACAATCGGTTTGACATCGCCAGAAAAGTGGCGGATATCGCCGCCCGTCAAACGGTGGATCTCTTAATTATCAACGGCGGCACCGGACTCAGCCCCTCGGATGTGACCATAGAGGCTGTAAAGCCCATGTTCGGCAAAGAACTGACGGCTTTTTCCCCGGCATTCACCCAGCTCAGCTTTGAAGCCATCGATTCGGCGGCCATTGTCTCCCGTGCCACCGCCGGGATCATCCAAAAAACGGCCGTATTCTGCCTGCCGGGCAGCATCAACGCCTGCAAGCTGGCCTGCAAGGCGCTTATTTTCCCGGAAGCCGGCCATATTGCAGCGCATATTCGCGCCGACGAATTATTAGGCGCATATTAA
- the tatB gene encoding Sec-independent protein translocase protein TatB, translating to MFGIGMPELLVILAIALVVIGPKKLPDMAKSLGRAFNEFKKATQEIKDSLDIDEEINEFKKPLNDMRSNFSSPWYDHEKTASESENAADSAPPPPGSDDDAANTEKGSPRSEKDPETASKDKKGTDAGTDA from the coding sequence ATGTTTGGCATCGGCATGCCGGAATTACTGGTCATTCTAGCCATTGCCCTGGTTGTCATCGGCCCGAAAAAACTCCCGGACATGGCCAAATCCCTTGGCCGGGCATTTAACGAGTTTAAAAAGGCCACCCAGGAAATCAAGGATTCTTTGGATATCGACGAAGAGATCAATGAATTCAAAAAACCCTTAAACGATATGCGCAGTAACTTCAGCTCCCCCTGGTACGACCACGAGAAGACCGCTTCCGAGTCCGAAAACGCGGCCGACAGTGCCCCGCCGCCGCCCGGCTCCGACGATGACGCGGCGAACACGGAAAAAGGCTCGCCCCGATCGGAGAAAGATCCGGAAACCGCATCAAAAGATAAAAAAGGAACGGACGCCGGCACTGATGCATGA
- the tatC gene encoding twin-arginine translocase subunit TatC, whose protein sequence is MHEDDKLPFTSHLEELRSRLIRCAIAIAVGFAIAYLFKEKLFEILTRPLIRVMEQGDTLIFTGIPEAFFTYLKVSLLAGILLAMPVIMYEFWMFIAPGLYKNERRLMLPIVLISSIFFVGGALFGYFIVFPYGFKFLLGFATETLRPLPSMKEYLSFSAKLLLAFGFVFELPLVITFMARLGLVSVPFLKRNRKYALLLFFVGSALLTPPDVVTQIMMSVPLMILYEISIIGARVFGRKPLEPEDAEADA, encoded by the coding sequence ATGCATGAAGACGATAAGCTCCCGTTTACTTCTCATCTGGAAGAACTCCGCAGCCGGCTGATCCGTTGCGCTATTGCCATTGCGGTCGGATTCGCCATCGCCTATCTGTTCAAGGAAAAACTGTTTGAAATCCTGACCCGGCCGCTGATTCGCGTCATGGAACAGGGGGATACCCTGATCTTTACCGGGATCCCGGAGGCGTTTTTCACCTATTTGAAAGTCTCGCTGCTTGCCGGCATTCTGCTGGCCATGCCGGTGATCATGTATGAATTCTGGATGTTCATCGCGCCCGGTCTGTATAAGAATGAACGGCGCCTGATGCTGCCCATTGTCCTGATATCATCGATTTTTTTTGTCGGCGGCGCCCTTTTCGGCTATTTCATCGTATTTCCCTATGGATTCAAGTTCCTGCTGGGATTTGCCACGGAAACCCTGCGACCGCTGCCTTCGATGAAAGAGTATTTGAGTTTTTCCGCCAAACTGCTTCTCGCCTTTGGCTTTGTATTCGAGCTCCCGCTGGTGATTACCTTTATGGCCAGACTCGGACTGGTTAGCGTGCCCTTTCTGAAAAGAAACCGCAAATACGCCCTGCTGCTTTTTTTCGTGGGCTCCGCCCTGCTTACGCCGCCGGATGTGGTCACCCAGATCATGATGTCGGTTCCCCTGATGATTCTCTACGAAATCAGCATCATCGGCGCCCGGGTTTTCGGCCGAAAACCGCTTGAGCCGGAGGATGCGGAGGCGGACGCCTGA
- a CDS encoding AAA family ATPase: MIKRIELINFMSHPHTVIEPADGLTVLTGENNTGKSAVIAALQILARNTAGDFMMRHGERECRIIVETHEGDIVQWQRKNKTVSYMLNGREIHRLRNAVPEDLHDLLKMPLVDVEGGAFDVHFGEQKKPIFLLDDSPARRATFFASASDTIKLIEMQNVHRQKVRDAKLQEKRLEADKARLDQRLEALAPLEMLDKKINDIETVYTDIQAGSEKLKKLETTLGRMRHTMEKTAYWADTAKAGAALSPPPQLMPTDFLARLIRQINVFNSLTQKTIAETGTLADLPAPPALSDTKHLAAMIERIQEAEIRRRYCQKQAEALTPVNAPPEMKPTEPLKALVTRMQALNRRIRSTRTGLNLLGQCPAPPDMQSPDGLKRLIDRLHVLETEVLRKKQQADRLSRLSAPPQPAETQKLENLIEQIKKSRNHMDRLAREMQGLDKELSKTDAVLRRRIQTAGICPTCGQPIDPDHFMETALGIGGSGV; this comes from the coding sequence TTGATCAAACGGATTGAACTGATCAACTTCATGTCCCATCCCCATACGGTGATTGAACCGGCAGACGGGCTGACCGTGCTGACCGGGGAGAACAATACCGGAAAATCCGCGGTCATTGCCGCCCTCCAGATACTTGCCCGGAATACGGCCGGAGATTTTATGATGCGCCACGGCGAGCGGGAATGCCGCATCATTGTGGAAACCCATGAGGGAGATATTGTCCAATGGCAGCGAAAAAACAAAACCGTCAGCTACATGTTAAACGGCCGGGAAATCCACCGGCTGCGAAACGCCGTGCCGGAGGATCTTCACGACCTGCTTAAAATGCCGCTGGTGGATGTGGAGGGGGGCGCATTTGACGTGCATTTCGGCGAGCAGAAAAAACCGATTTTTCTTCTGGATGACTCCCCGGCCCGGCGGGCGACTTTTTTCGCCTCTGCCTCGGATACCATCAAGCTAATTGAAATGCAGAACGTACACCGGCAGAAAGTCCGGGATGCAAAGCTGCAGGAAAAACGGCTGGAAGCGGACAAGGCCCGGCTGGATCAGCGGCTGGAGGCTCTCGCGCCTCTGGAGATGCTGGATAAAAAAATAAACGATATAGAAACGGTTTATACGGACATTCAGGCCGGTAGCGAAAAATTAAAAAAACTTGAGACCACCCTGGGCCGGATGCGGCATACAATGGAAAAAACCGCCTATTGGGCGGATACAGCCAAAGCCGGCGCCGCCCTATCCCCGCCGCCCCAACTGATGCCCACGGATTTTCTGGCCCGGCTTATCCGGCAGATCAACGTCTTTAACAGCCTTACGCAGAAAACAATCGCGGAGACAGGCACCCTTGCCGACCTGCCGGCCCCGCCGGCGCTTTCCGATACAAAGCACCTGGCGGCAATGATTGAACGCATCCAAGAGGCGGAAATCCGGCGGCGGTATTGCCAAAAACAGGCCGAGGCCCTTACCCCCGTCAACGCGCCGCCGGAAATGAAACCCACGGAGCCGCTCAAGGCGCTTGTAACGCGCATGCAGGCGCTTAACCGCCGTATCCGTTCTACCCGGACGGGTCTGAATTTGCTTGGCCAATGCCCGGCACCGCCGGATATGCAGTCTCCGGATGGATTAAAACGCCTGATTGATCGCCTGCATGTACTTGAAACCGAAGTGTTGCGAAAAAAGCAACAGGCAGATCGGCTTTCCAGGCTTTCCGCCCCGCCGCAGCCGGCAGAGACCCAGAAACTCGAAAACCTGATTGAGCAGATCAAAAAAAGCCGAAATCACATGGACCGGCTGGCCCGGGAAATGCAGGGGCTTGATAAAGAGTTATCCAAAACCGATGCGGTGCTTCGCCGCCGCATCCAGACGGCCGGCATCTGCCCCACCTGCGGCCAGCCCATTGACCCGGATCATTTTATGGAAACCGCCCTGGGTATCGGTGGAAGCGGCGTATGA
- a CDS encoding metallophosphoesterase: MNREYDNLSYKGLLMIGDPHLEARIPGFRKDNYPHVILEKLRWSLAYARSESLLPMILGDLFHLPRSNPNWLLVEVMQQFDMEILGIYGNHDVHENTLTDDDSIRVIEQAGKIRLLNESAVYPIQINGRPVIIGGTSWGRRLPEKYDPDTQADSKPLVIWLAHHDVMVPGYEDQGRIRPKEIPGIDLVINGHIHRCLGEIQKGQTSWLTPGNISRRARSDAARHHRPAVLRLDICQTGWTCQYIEIPHQPFDQVFYEALADTAADDDTGSAFVSGLAELQARRTQTGEGLMLFLEKNMDQFEADVVNEIKQLAYEATRNDGSESGQTDN, encoded by the coding sequence ATGAACAGAGAATACGACAACCTATCTTATAAGGGCCTTCTGATGATCGGGGACCCCCATTTGGAAGCCCGCATCCCCGGATTCCGAAAGGATAACTACCCGCATGTCATCCTGGAGAAACTCCGCTGGAGTCTGGCCTATGCCCGCTCCGAATCCCTGCTGCCGATGATTCTGGGCGATCTCTTTCACCTGCCCCGCAGCAACCCGAACTGGCTGCTGGTTGAAGTGATGCAGCAATTTGATATGGAAATCCTGGGCATCTATGGAAACCATGATGTGCATGAAAACACCCTGACAGATGATGACAGCATCCGGGTGATTGAGCAGGCCGGCAAAATTCGCCTCTTAAACGAATCGGCCGTCTATCCGATCCAAATAAACGGCCGGCCGGTGATTATCGGGGGCACGTCCTGGGGCCGCCGCCTGCCTGAAAAATACGATCCGGACACGCAAGCCGATTCCAAGCCCCTTGTCATCTGGCTGGCCCATCATGATGTCATGGTCCCGGGCTATGAAGACCAGGGCCGCATCCGGCCCAAAGAAATCCCCGGCATTGATCTGGTCATTAACGGACACATCCACCGGTGCCTGGGGGAAATCCAAAAGGGGCAAACCTCCTGGCTCACCCCGGGCAATATCAGCCGCCGGGCCCGAAGCGATGCCGCCAGACATCATCGCCCGGCGGTTCTGCGTCTGGATATCTGCCAGACTGGATGGACCTGTCAATATATTGAGATTCCGCATCAGCCCTTTGACCAGGTGTTTTACGAAGCCTTGGCAGATACCGCCGCGGATGATGACACCGGCTCCGCCTTTGTCTCCGGCCTGGCCGAACTTCAGGCCCGCCGGACCCAGACCGGCGAGGGCCTGATGCTGTTTTTGGAAAAAAACATGGACCAGTTCGAAGCCGACGTGGTCAATGAGATCAAGCAACTCGCATACGAGGCGACCCGAAATGACGGATCCGAAAGCGGACAAACAGACAATTGA
- a CDS encoding cold shock domain-containing protein → MLTVEGRVKWFNDKKGFGFIETDEQGDVFVHYSNIQEDGFRSLKELERVAFEVEDTAKGPQAVNVKRL, encoded by the coding sequence GTGCTAACCGTGGAAGGTCGAGTAAAATGGTTCAACGACAAAAAAGGCTTTGGGTTCATTGAGACAGACGAACAGGGCGATGTATTTGTTCACTATTCCAACATCCAGGAAGACGGCTTCCGGAGCCTGAAGGAACTGGAACGCGTAGCCTTTGAGGTGGAAGATACCGCCAAAGGGCCCCAGGCCGTAAACGTCAAACGGTTATAA